The following proteins are encoded in a genomic region of Candida albicans SC5314 chromosome 4, complete sequence:
- the HOS3 gene encoding histone deacetylase (Histone deacetylase; similar to S. cerevisiae Hos3p; greater expression and longer mRNA in white cells, compared to opaque cells; has conserved deacetylation motif), translated as MSTSKNTLSNHDNDSEDSLIEAFETTLTIRPTTTEYEDNDISIDHTTLPHTTINSINYTRDASIVDIEELEENEQISEQIPKFKTKRRYSLLPKITAFKKTGSPGLEEYYNQQKLDPKFDAILKPSVLLDESLIKYNHAFDEFLRSNPHIENESPRFVHDSNKTLIVLSPYSAEHAFGRKWVTKSYLSTIFERPQRLLASCIGVASAVSMFPFYYKVINSTKRGSVFSSHVRKIHGRNWPKKLFELCLESHEKLNNDELEVPEDWNVGDIYLTPKTINAIEGVIGTIESAVDSLFSKRKKENHNLAFVVIRPPGHHSHACLPSGFCLLNNVQIGIEYAFEQYGVTHCAILDIDLHHGDGSQDICWERAGFTGDYGQQEEDEIVDPKLNPRDDYGKRFATYPKVGYFSIHDIKSYPTEIGYATKENIKNASTCIMDHDLNIWNVYLQEWSNEEEFYKHYQTKYVAILNRANQFLNSAKKQYEQEYEEYLDNLGKYNKYLLKPHLYSQPLTKPTPPPPFKPLIAISAGFDASQYENPQMQRHGINVPTSFYSTFTKDVVKLAKIHTNGKVLSFLEGGYSDGALSTGIFSHLIGLNNDDEFLWNHSWGSQQVMKELVKGCKKNWSPYKKPQSDITIWANEVIKLGRAMMPNAILPTNYVYDDQTKQLNRPINKMVKELMDSRGEAVEVSSPIRKDPEDDRKVMRHTRSYYKKVSNI; from the coding sequence ATGTCGACTTCAAAAAATACCCTATCGAATCATGATAACGATAGTGAAGACTCATTAATTGAAGCATTTGAAACAACATTGACTATTCGTCCTACAACAACTGAAtatgaagataatgatattTCTATAGATCATACCACTTTACCCCATACTACCATAAACAGTATAAACTATACTAGAGATGCCagtattgttgatattgaggaattggaagaaaatgaacaaattcTGGAACAAATACCCAAATTCAAAACGAAAAGACGATACAGTTTACTTCCTAAAATCACTGCATTTAAAAAAACCGGTTCTCCTGGGTTAGAAGAATAttataatcaacaaaaacttGACCCCAAATTTGATGCTATTTTAAAACCATCAGTATTACTTGATGAATCATTGATTAAATATAATCATGCCTTTGACGAATTTTTACGATCCAACCCccatattgaaaatgaatcaCCCAGATTTGTTCatgattcaaataaaaCATTAATTGTATTGTCACCTTACTCTGCTGAACATGCTTTCGGGAGGAAATGGGTCACTAAATCATATTTATCTACAATTTTTGAACGTCCACAACGATTATTGGCAAGTTGTATTGGGGTGGCATCAGCAGTATCAATGTTTCCCTTTTATTATAAAGTGATAAATTCAACTAAACGAGGTTCAGTATTTTCGTCGCATGTTCGTAAAATCCATGGTCGTAATTGGCcgaaaaaattatttgaattgtgTCTTGAATCccatgaaaaattaaataatgatgaattggaaGTGCCTGAAGATTGGAATGTTGGAGATATTTATTTAACCCCTAAAACTATAAATGCTATAGAAGGAGTAATTGGAACCATTGAAAGTGCTGTTGATTCTTTATTTctgaaaaggaaaaaagaaaatcacaATCTTGCATTTGTTGTCATAAGACCACCGGGACATCATAGTCATGCTTGTTTACCTAGTGGGTTTTgtttattgaataatgTTCAAATAGGTATTGAATATGCTTTTGAACAATATGGTGTTACTCATTGTGCCATTTTAGATATTGATTTGCATCATGGTGATGGTTCACAAGATATATGTTGGGAACGAGCTGGATTCACTGGAGATTATGgtcaacaagaagaagatgaaataGTTGATCCTAAATTGAATCCACGTGATGATTATGGGAAAAGATTTGCTACTTATCCTAAAGTtggatatttttcaattcatgaTATCAAATCATATCCAACTGAAATTGGATATGCAACAAAAGAGAATATTAAAAATGCATCTACTTGTATCATGGATCATGATCTCAACATTTGGAATGTTTATTTGCAAGAATGGAGTAATGAAGAGGAATTTTATAAACATTATCAAACCAAATACGTTGCCATATTGAATAGAGctaatcaatttttgaacaGTGCCAAAAAGCAATATGAGCAAGAATATGAAGAATATCTTGACAATTTGGGTAAATATAACAAGTATTTGTTGAAACCACATTTATATAGTCAACCATTGACTAAACCAACACCGCCACCTCCATTTAAACCTTTGATTGCCATTAGTGCTGGGTTTGATGCATCGCAATACGAAAATCCTCAAATGCAACGACATGGGATCAATGTCCCTACATCGTTTTATTCAACATTCACTAAAGATGTGGTTAAACTAGCCAAAATTCATACCAATGGCAAagtattatcatttttagaAGGTGGATATTCTGATGGTGCTCTTTCAACAGGGATATTTTCCCATTTAATTGGATTAaacaatgatgatgaatttttatGGAATCATTCTTGGGGGTCACAACAAGTTATGAAAGAATTGGTTAAAGGgtgtaaaaaaaattggtctCCGTATAAAAAACCTCAAAGTGACATTACAATTTGGGCCAACGAAGTAATTAAATTGGGTAGAGCCATGATGCCTAATGCGATATTACCGACAAATTATGTTTATGATGATCAAactaaacaattgaatagaccaataaataaaatggTGAAAGAATTGATGGATTCTAGAGGAGAAGCTGTTGAAGTCAGTAGTCCAATAAGAAAAGATCCTGAAGATGATAGGAAAGTTATGAGACACACAAGGTCATATTACAAGAAGGTATCCAATATATAG
- the BEM3 gene encoding Bem3p (Putative GTPase-activating protein (GAP) for Rho-type GTPase Cdc42p; involved in cell signaling pathways that control cell polarity; similar to S. cerevisiae Bem3p) produces MMKSTTIMARSISQDSRHEYPNSDTKLERTHLSDAQYIEQLLFENKELKALVDRQKKIIEKLNNQLKSSNGNKLTLDLINNRTPPLSQKSSLDNPEPEPEPEPEPELQTSTATEVCFKRVSAALSPTLVTIPKSPQRSISNHSMQLSPTRQILSVQRQENMADATSSDPVTQDIPLRSSRRRRNSNESKSLDKKASYISLESSTTPLQIPNSMSNESTSSSSYQTNGNGRANEYASIKSPDFEVDLGNITSKSDTINNTFDSKMGMDTTIGTVDSIDSGKINETVESQFSTMESTKSQLDISGSSTATGTGTGSSTLGAAASSSSTGVSKIYSQSKGIARSSSSVGSTYKSSRIKPPNLQTKPSNSSTVDLAPPTSLKTAASNISSSVEQKSPSLQYDTSPQIQSDTNIKSQLAPPYEMSKSNNEQAPPVPPPKPNSKPTLNLSNQSSRSTGDSNQFATSYDGPATPRPTIQTPNTSSFNVNSAPQTPGSSFNVLHTPKTDMDESSLFIKPDEFHTIFISVISTIHVDLMNQTSKKSDDPNVTITINDRETNKEMWKIRKTFSQLVIFDSEIRPIVEYFGLPPLPDKQLFVSSTPAKIETRRLALQNYFNSIFVMPHIPRMVLYYICRFLSLDFVNPLDDFKSGARKEGFLVRRYKGLGATWKIRWCQVDGPYMEIYENPGGSILEQIQLTGAQIGRQSSDAVAEDKGYRHAFLIMESSKSSKLHSSVPKHFFCAESNEERDDWVTALIEFTEDASESIENSPQQPQYHQQQQYDRSSAYDSLSTPSTRYDHTNDDLKPNSSNIFATPASIAASVADSLSTYTMGVVGGEDQSQKQKPKKRSYFPFRTKTNSSNDEPEDQHSQHSHPDNNNHLSLPNTGMINSQNTYTQQQYQQQYQPSGYPNGHQQQQQPSSSGFSGSEDNMQQYLSQMKLDEDSAKKIFGSELEIAFELSNHEFMGRKIPSICYRCLDFLMKTGAIYEEGIFRLSGSASSIRQLKDQFNTRYDVDLFQSSLKPDIHTVSGLFKSYLREMPTPIIGGNAVNHLSALVSHNTYQQQQQATGMSNSDLAIVFRDYFNDVNNVDQIHYDLSFLVFSFLRQIIQQSDINRMTLKNVGIIFEPTLNINVEVLCIFLVEFDTIFGV; encoded by the coding sequence ATGATGAAATCAACTACAATAATGGCAAGGTCTATTTCCCAAGATTCACGTCATGAATATCCAAATTCAGATACAAAACTTGAACGAACTCATTTAAGTGATGCTCAATACATTGAACagttattatttgaaaataaagagTTGAAAGCATTAGTTGATcgacaaaagaaaattattgaaaaattaaataatcaacTCAAATCAAGCAATGGTAATAAATTGACattggatttgattaataatagAACACCACCACTATCACAAAAATCATCACTTGATAACCCTGAACCAGAACCTGAACCAGAGCCTGAGCCTGAACTTCAGACATCAACAGCCACTGAAGTTTGTTTTAAACGTGTGTCAGCTGCATTGTCTCCAACTTTAGTCACAATACCAAAATCACCTCAACGATCCATCAGTAATCATAGTATGCAGTTATCACCAACTAGACAAATACTTTCTGTACAAAGGCAAGAGAATATGGCAGATGCTACTTCTTCTGACCCTGTGACACAAGATATACCATTGAGATCATCTAGAAGAAGACGCAACTCCAATGAAAGTAAATCTTTGGATAAGAAAGCTTCATATATTTCCCTTGAATCTTCTACTACTCCGTTACAAATACCCAATTCAATGTCTAATGAAAGCACCCtgtcatcatcatatcAAACAAATGGTAATGGAAGAGCAAATGAGTATGCATCTATTAAATCACCAGATTTTGAAGTGGACTTGGGTAACATTACGCTGAAGAGTGATACTATAAATAACACTTTTGATAGTAAAATGGGGATGGATACTACTATTGGAACtgttgattcaattgattctggtaaaattaatgaaacaGTGGAAAGTCAATTTAGTACAATGGAAAGTACGAAATCACAACTTGATATTTCTGGCTCAAGTACTGCTACTGGAACTGGAACTGGAAGTAGCACTCTTGGTGCCGCtgcatcatcatcttcaactGGGGtatcaaaaatatattctCAAAGTAAAGGAATTGCTagaagtagtagtagtgtgGGCTCTACTTATAAATCGTCACGAATTAAACCACCAAATTTGCAAACGAAACCTAGTAACAGTAGTACTGTTGATCTAGCACCTCCTACGTCGTTGAAAACAGCAGCATCAAATATTAGTTCGCTGGTCGAACAAAAGTCACCTTCATTGCAATATGATACCAGTCCACAAATCCAAAGTGATACCAATATCAAGTCACAATTGGCACCTCCATATGAAATGCTGAAATCTAATAATGAACAAGCGCCACCGGTGCCGCCACCAAAACCAAACTCAAAGCCTACTTTGAATTTACTGAATCAATCAAGCAGGCTGACTGGTGACTCTAATCAATTTGCAACGAGTTATGATGGACCAGCTACACCAAGACCAACAATTCAAACACCAAATACATCATCTTTTAACGTTAATAGTGCTCCACAAACCCCTGGATCCAGTTTTAATGTTTTGCACACCCCTAAAACAGATATGGATGAATCATCATTGTTTATTAAACCAGATGAGTTCCATACGATATTTATTTCCGTTATCAGTACTATTCATGTTGATTTGATGAATCAAACTCTGAAAAAAAGTGACGATCCAAATGTTACCATTACAATCAATGATCGAGAAACAAATAAAGAGATGTGGAAAATACGGAAAACTTTTTCTCAATTGGTTATATTTGATTCAGAAATACGACCAATTGTAGAATATTTTGGATTACCTCCATTACCTgataaacaattatttGTTAGTTCGACACCagcaaaaattgaaacgaGAAGATTGGCtttacaaaattattttaattcaatatttgtcATGCCTCATATTCCACGAATGgttttatattatatttgtcgatttttatcattagaTTTTGTTAATCCGTTAGATGATTTCAAAAGTGGAGCTAGAAAGGAAGGTTTCCTTGTACGTCGTTATAAAGGTTTAGGAGCAACTTGGAAAATACGTTGGTGTCAAGTTGATGGACCGTATATGGAAATATATGAAAATCCTGGAGGTTCTATATTGgaacaaattcaattaactGGTGCTCAAATAGGAAGACAATCATCAGATGCCGTTGCTGAAGATAAGGGGTATCGTCAtgcatttttaattatggAATCACTGAAATCTTCTAAATTACATTCATCAGTTCCTAAACATTTCTTTTGTGCTGAATCTAATGAGGAAAGAGATGATTGGGTCACTgcattaattgaatttaccGAGGATGCATCAGAATCAATAGAGAATTCACCACAACAACCGCAAtaccatcaacaacaacagtatGATAGATCCAGTGCCTATGATTCATTAAGTACTCCAAGTACAAGGTATGACCATActaatgatgatttgaaaccaaATAGTCTGAATATATTTGCTACACCAGCATCTATAGCTGCTTCAGTTGCTGATCTGTTGTCGACATATACAATGggtgttgttggtggtgaAGATCAAtcacaaaaacaaaaacccAAGAAGAGAAGTTATTTCCCATTTAGAACAAAGACTAATTCATCTAATGATGAACCAGAAGATCAACACAGTCAACATAGTCATCcagataataataatcatctTCTGTTGCCAAATACAGGAATGATAAATAGTCAAAATACGTATACACAACAGCagtaccaacaacaataccaaCCATCTGGATATCCAAATGgacatcaacaacaacaacaaccatcTTCTTCAGGATTTTCAGGTTCAGAAGATAATATGCAACAATATTTAAGTCAAATGAAACTTGATGAAGATTCCGCcaagaaaatatttggtagtgaattagaaattgcatttgaattatcaaatcatGAATTTATGGGGAGGAAAATTCCTAGTATTTGTTATCGATGTTTAGATTTTTTAATGAAAACGGGAGCAATTTATGAAGAAGGTATATTTCGATTATCTGGATCAGCATCAAGTATTCGACAATTGAAAGATCAATTTAATACTCGAtatgatgttgatttatttcaatCTTCATTAAAACCAGATATTCATACCGTTTCTGGACTTTTCAAAAGTTATCTTCGAGAAATGCCTACTCCGATAATTGGTGGTAATGCTGTAAATCATTTAAGTGCTTTAGTTTCCCATAATacttatcaacaacaacaacaagcaaCAGGGATGTCGAATTCGGATTTGGCAATTGTATTTAGAGATTATTTTAATGATGTTAATAATGttgatcaaattcattatgatttatcatttttggtgtttagttttttgagacaaattattcaacaaAGTGATATTAATCGAAtgacattgaaaaatgtgGGCATTATATTTGAACCAACTTTAAATATTAATGTTGAAGTTCTTTGTATATTTTTGGTTGAATTTGATACTATTTTCGGTGTATAG
- the SOD1 gene encoding superoxide dismutase (Cytosolic copper- and zinc-containing superoxide dismutase; role in protection from oxidative stress; required for full virulence; alkaline induced by Rim101; induced by human blood; rat catheter, flow model and Spider biofilm repressed) translates to MVKAVAVVRGDSKVQGTVHFEQESESAPTTISWEIEGNDPNALRGFHIHQFGDNTNGCTSAGPHFNPFGKQHGAPEDDERHVGDLGNISTDGNGVAKGTKQDLLIKLIGKDSILGRTIVVHAGTDDYGKGGFEDSKTTGHAGARPACGVIGLTQ, encoded by the exons atggtTAAAGCTG tCGCTGTTGTCAGAGGTGATTCAAAAGTCCAAGGTACCGTTCATTTTGAACAAGAATCCGAATCCGCTCCAACCACAATTTCTTGGGAAATTGAAGGTAATGATCCAAATGCCTTGAGAGGTTTCcatattcatcaatttgGTGATAACACCAATGGTTGTACTTCTGCTGGTCCTCATTTCAATCCATTTGGTAAACAACATGGTGCTccagaagatgatgaaagACATGTTGGTGATTTAGGTAATATTTCTACTGATGGTAATGGTGTTGCTAAAGGTACCAAACaagatttattgattaaattgattggtaAAGATTCTATCTTGGGTAGAACTATTGTTGTTCATGCTGGTACTGATGATTATGGTAAAGGTGGTTTTGAAGATTCTAAAACTACTGGTCATGCTGGTGCTAGACCTGCTTGTGGTGTCATTGGCTTGACCCAATGA
- the LAB5 gene encoding putative lipoate synthase (Ortholog(s) have role in protein lipoylation and mitochondrion localization): protein MISRNSILLRRLYPTTIIRTLATDATESTSVKTKRRRTIFTDELNKGPSFDDFVSGKAKDMLEDPLETARKDPNAKLPSWLKVPIPKGKSFHNVKKDVRELKLATVCEEAKCPNIGECWGGKKSEATATIMLLGDTCTRGCRFCSVKTNRKPAAPDPMEPENTAEAISRWGLGYVVLTTVDRDDLVDGGARHLAETVQKIKQKAPQILVEVLGGDFRGDLSMVEILADSGLDVYAHNLETVEALTPHIRDRRATYRQSLAVLERAKQTNSSLITKTSLMLGFGETDDQVLQTLRDLREIGCDVVTFGQYMRPTKRHMKVVEYIKPEKFDYWRDTALDMGFLYVASGPLVRSSYKAGEAFIENVLKKRKHNVGETPRLAQEIKPSIY from the coding sequence ATGATTTCAAGAAACTCTATACTTTTGAGAAGACTATATCCTACAACTATAATAAGGACACTAGCTACAGATGCCACTGAATCTACTCTGGTAAAGAcgaaaagaagaagaacaattttcactgatgaattgaataaagGACCATCATTCGATGATTTCGTCAGTGGGAAAGCCAAAGACATGTTGGAGGATCCATTGGAAACAGCAAGAAAGGATCCAAATGCCAAATTGCCAAGTTGGTTAAAAGTTCCTATTCCTAAAGGGAAGTCATTCCATAATGTGAAGAAAGATGTAcgtgaattgaaattagcCACAGTGTGTGAAGAAGCTAAATGTCCTAACATTGGAGAATGTTGGGGTGGTAAAAAATCTGAAGCTACTGCTACAATCATGCTTTTAGGTGATACATGTACTAGAGGATGTCGATTCTGTTCGGTAAAGACTAACCGTAAACCTGCTGCCCCAGATCCAATGGAACCAGAAAATACCGCTGAAGCTATTAGTAGATGGGGGTTGGGATACGTTGTTTTGACAACCGTTGATAGAGATGATTTAGTTGATGGTGGTGCTAGACATTTGGCAGAAACGGTGCAAAAGATAAAGCAAAAGGCTCCACAGATTCTTGTTGAAGTATTGGGAGGTGATTTTAGAGGTGATTTATCTATGGTTGAAATATTAGCTGATTCAGGATTGGATGTTTATGCTCATAATTTGGAAACTGTGGAAGCTTTGACCCCTCATATCAGAGACCGTCGTGCTACTTACCGTCAATCATTGGCTGTTTTAGAGAGGgccaaacaaacaaactcATCTTTGATCACTAAAACTTCGTTGATGCTTGGATTTGGTGAAACTGATGACCAAGTTTTGCAAACATTAAGAGATTTACGTGAGATTGGTTGTGACGTGGTAACTTTTGGTCAATATATGAGACCAACAAAGAGACATATGAAGGTTGTTGAGTACATTAAACCAGAAAAATTCGATTATTGGCGTGACACTGCTTTAGATATGGGATTCCTTTATGTTGCAAGTGGACCATTGGTTAGATCATCGTATAAAGCAGGTGAAGCTTTTATAGAAAATGtgttgaaaaagagaaaacaCAATGTTGGTGAAACACCAAGATTAGCACAAGAAATTAAGCCAAGCATATACTAA
- a CDS encoding uncharacterized protein (Ortholog of C. dubliniensis CD36 : Cd36_42220, C. parapsilosis CDC317 : CPAR2_500340, Debaryomyces hansenii CBS767 : DEHA2G17754g and Pichia stipitis Pignal : PICST_31424), which produces MYTIIERYYTPIDRFINKLRRKGFWLYTGLITVSFVYVIFSISNLPSLPPPPPSSSPKTKRKKDKMVSKSTKERIENEDEVELGPSDPVVPLEQTHSNDHIINSWSKRQLYQFLFEEKIYPDVDEELNTIKKQVIEIYEFKKQQGTLDKKYI; this is translated from the coding sequence ATGTACACAATAATAGAGAGATATTATACTCCAATTGACAGGTTTATTAATAAACTTAGAAGAAAAGGATTTTGGTTATATACTGGGTTAATCACTGTATCGTTTGTATACGTAATATTTTCCATTTCAAATTTACCTTCcttaccaccaccaccaccttcCTCCTCACCTAAAACTAAACGGAAAAAGGATAAGATGGTTTCAAAATCTACAAAAGAacgaattgaaaatgaagatgaagtgGAATTGGGACCTTCCGACCCGGTTGTCCCTCTTGAACAAACTCATTCTAATGATCATATCATAAATTCTTGGTCAAAAAGACAATTgtatcaatttttatttgaagaaaagaTTTATcctgatgttgatgaagagTTGAATACAATTAAGAAACAagttattgaaatttatgAGTTTAAAAAGCAACAAGGTACATTAGATAAAAAGTACATTTAa
- a CDS encoding uncharacterized protein (Putative protease B inhibitor; hyphal-induced expression; Cyr1p- and Ras1p-repressed), translating to MNQNKKLTGLILLAIISIITLFNFKTISQITAIRSFVSPASSTATNTNTKSTMSDSKGYIITLKDTCADSEASSIKSKITELGGKITNEFSLIKGFSAQLPTIHAEALPKDFAGIANIEEDGEVRTQ from the coding sequence atgaatcaaaataagaaattgactggtttaatattattagcAATTATATCAATCATTACTTTATTCAActttaaaacaatttccCAAATAACTGCCATCAGATCATTTGTCTCCCCTGCCTCTTCCACCGctactaatactaatactaaATCAACAATGTCAGATTCCAAAGGTTACATTATCACTTTGAAAGATACTTGTGCTGATTCCGAAGCTagttcaattaaatcaaagaTTACTGAATTGGGAGGTAAAATCACTAATGAATTTAGTTTAATCAAAGGATTTTCTGCTCAATTGCCAACTATCCATGCTGAAGCTTTACCTAAAGATTTTGCTGGTATTGCCaatattgaagaagatggtGAAGTTCGTACACAATAA